In Agromyces archimandritae, one genomic interval encodes:
- a CDS encoding VOC family protein: MNLYPVLATSDPAASAAFYREHFGFEPVFAADWYVSLRHPSGAEIALLDAGHETLPAAHRGRTAGGMLVNIEVPDVDAVARRLAEADVPVVQALRSEAFGQRHVIVADPGGVLVDVITEIEPDAAFADAFTG; this comes from the coding sequence ATGAACCTCTACCCCGTGCTCGCCACGAGCGACCCCGCCGCCAGTGCCGCCTTCTACCGGGAGCACTTCGGGTTCGAACCGGTGTTCGCCGCCGACTGGTATGTGAGCCTGAGGCATCCGTCGGGCGCCGAGATCGCCCTGCTCGACGCCGGGCACGAGACCCTCCCCGCCGCGCATCGCGGGCGGACCGCCGGCGGCATGCTCGTCAACATCGAGGTGCCCGATGTGGATGCCGTGGCCCGCCGCCTCGCCGAGGCCGACGTGCCCGTCGTACAAGCGCTCCGAAGCGAGGCCTTCGGGCAGCGTCACGTGATCGTCGCCGACCCCGGCGGCGTGCTCGTCGACGTCATCACCGAGATCGAACCCGATGCCGCGTTCGCCGACGCGTTCACCGGCTGA
- a CDS encoding TetR/AcrR family transcriptional regulator has protein sequence MRGERAETTVVGKAEQRERTRAALVDIAARRFARDGYAGVALDDVVGEAGLTRGAVYHHFGSKQGLFRAVVEHAQHHVAGAVERAADGDGPALARFLDGCRAFLEASLDHEVRRILLVDGPAVLGWADWREGDLDTSVPLLDEGVAELAAAGVIEGDLAVVATMVSGALNELALAAAERRDAAARIDAGIATLERMLSGLSPKATA, from the coding sequence GTGCGAGGCGAACGAGCGGAGACGACCGTGGTGGGCAAGGCCGAACAGCGCGAGCGCACCCGCGCCGCCCTCGTCGACATCGCCGCCCGGCGCTTCGCCCGCGACGGCTACGCCGGCGTCGCCCTCGACGACGTCGTCGGCGAGGCAGGCCTCACCCGCGGCGCCGTCTACCACCACTTCGGCAGCAAGCAGGGCCTGTTCCGCGCGGTCGTCGAGCACGCCCAGCACCATGTCGCCGGCGCCGTCGAACGCGCCGCCGACGGCGACGGCCCGGCCCTGGCCCGCTTCCTCGACGGCTGCCGCGCCTTCCTCGAAGCGAGCCTCGACCACGAGGTGCGCCGCATCCTGCTCGTCGACGGCCCCGCGGTGCTCGGCTGGGCCGACTGGCGCGAGGGCGACCTCGACACGAGCGTGCCGCTGCTGGACGAAGGGGTCGCCGAACTCGCCGCGGCCGGCGTCATCGAGGGCGATCTCGCCGTGGTCGCCACGATGGTCTCGGGCGCGCTGAACGAACTCGCCCTCGCCGCCGCGGAACGCCGCGATGCGGCCGCGCGCATCGACGCGGGCATCGCCACGCTCGAACGGATGCTCTCGGGACTCTCTCCGAAAGCCACCGCGTAG
- a CDS encoding YciI family protein yields the protein MSKYMLIMRADDTGAANYEQIPFEQVIEAMGRYNEAMMNAGVLLAGEGLSDASEGFVVDFSGEEPLVTDGPFGETRELFNGFWIIEASTREEAAEWAKRAPLGPGAFLEVRRVNGPEDFPQDNEWIKKEEGWREEQAARAAGDD from the coding sequence ATGTCGAAGTACATGCTCATCATGCGCGCCGACGACACCGGCGCTGCCAACTACGAGCAGATTCCGTTCGAGCAGGTCATCGAGGCGATGGGCCGCTACAACGAGGCGATGATGAACGCGGGCGTGCTGCTCGCCGGCGAGGGGCTGAGCGACGCGAGCGAGGGCTTCGTCGTCGACTTCTCGGGGGAGGAGCCGCTCGTCACCGACGGCCCCTTCGGCGAGACGCGCGAGCTCTTCAACGGGTTCTGGATCATCGAGGCCTCGACGCGCGAGGAAGCGGCCGAGTGGGCCAAGCGGGCGCCGCTCGGGCCGGGCGCGTTCCTCGAGGTGCGGCGGGTGAACGGCCCCGAGGACTTCCCGCAGGACAACGAGTGGATCAAGAAGGAAGAGGGCTGGCGCGAGGAGCAGGCCGCGCGCGCCGCCGGAGACGACTGA
- a CDS encoding SURF1 family protein, whose amino-acid sequence MMLRPRWVLALVFALAVAAAFALLGQWQLDRAIEQGRTVERTTEAVQPLADTAEPDGPTTQIATGQMVEVTGRFVPGDTVLVEGRLNGGVAGVWPVAHLEVEGASAEAGGLPVALGWAPDAESARAAADEFDASAGDPVTFTGRFLPSEAPEEPGEGEDPHRMQTVAVAQLINLWADYDDRPVYFAYVTMADPPAGLDAIDSPEPEEPFELNWLNIFYAVEWVVFAGFAVYLWYRLVKDAVEREEQEAAEAAEAAERDAVDAAVPPTD is encoded by the coding sequence ATGATGCTCCGCCCGCGATGGGTGCTCGCGCTCGTCTTCGCGCTCGCCGTCGCCGCCGCGTTCGCGCTGCTCGGCCAGTGGCAGCTCGACCGGGCCATCGAGCAGGGTCGCACCGTCGAGCGCACGACCGAGGCGGTGCAGCCGCTGGCCGACACGGCGGAGCCCGATGGTCCGACCACGCAGATCGCGACGGGTCAGATGGTCGAGGTGACCGGCCGGTTCGTGCCGGGCGACACGGTGCTCGTCGAGGGGCGGCTGAACGGCGGCGTCGCCGGCGTGTGGCCGGTCGCGCACCTCGAGGTCGAGGGCGCCTCCGCCGAGGCGGGTGGGCTGCCGGTCGCGCTCGGCTGGGCTCCGGATGCGGAGTCCGCACGCGCCGCAGCCGACGAGTTCGACGCATCCGCGGGAGACCCGGTGACGTTCACGGGCCGCTTCCTGCCGAGCGAGGCCCCGGAGGAGCCCGGCGAGGGCGAGGATCCGCATCGCATGCAGACCGTCGCGGTCGCCCAGCTCATCAACCTGTGGGCGGACTACGACGACCGCCCGGTGTACTTCGCTTATGTGACGATGGCCGATCCGCCCGCCGGGCTCGACGCGATCGATTCCCCGGAGCCCGAGGAACCGTTCGAACTGAACTGGCTGAACATCTTCTACGCGGTCGAGTGGGTCGTCTTCGCCGGTTTCGCGGTGTACCTCTGGTACCGGCTCGTGAAGGACGCGGTCGAGCGCGAGGAGCAGGAGGCGGCCGAGGCCGCTGAGGCCGCCGAGCGTGACGCGGTGGATGCCGCGGTGCCGCCGACCGACTGA
- the guaA gene encoding glutamine-hydrolyzing GMP synthase yields MTDETGDTVTEPTGHHDDTAPEAPVTTDADEQPAVLQQPGEPAANGTAQRPVLVVDFGAQYAQLIARRVREASVYSEIVPHTITAEEVAAKNPVGIVLSGGPSSVYEAGAPSLDEGILELGVPTLGICYGFQVMARQLGGEVAHTGLREYGATDARLTDAGGSLLGGQPDAQTVWMSHGDSVARAPEGFDVLASTESTPVAAFANDEKKFYGVQWHPEVKHSQHGQAVIENFLHRAAGIPADWNSGNVIAEQVERIREQIGSARVISALSGGVDSAVSTALVQRAVGDQLTAVFVDHGLLRAGERQQVEEDYVAATGVRLITVDAADTFLAALDGVSDPEQKRKIIGREFIRAFERAQADLIAEAREAGEPIRFLVQGTLYPDVVESGGGTGTANIKSHHNVGGLPEDLQFELVEPLRTLFKDEVRAIGRELGLPEAIVSRQPFPGPGLGIRIVGEVTRERLEILRAADAIARAELTAAGLDGEIWQCPVVLLADVRSVGVQGDGRTYGHPIVLRPVSSEDAMTADWTRLPYDVLAKISNRITNEVSEVNRVVLDVTSKPPGTIEWE; encoded by the coding sequence ATGACCGACGAGACGGGAGACACCGTGACGGAGCCCACCGGGCACCACGACGACACCGCGCCCGAGGCGCCCGTGACCACCGACGCCGACGAGCAGCCGGCCGTGCTGCAGCAGCCGGGCGAGCCCGCCGCGAACGGCACCGCCCAGCGCCCCGTGCTCGTCGTCGACTTCGGCGCCCAGTACGCGCAGCTCATCGCGCGCCGGGTGCGCGAGGCGTCGGTGTACTCCGAGATCGTGCCGCACACGATCACCGCCGAAGAGGTCGCCGCGAAGAACCCCGTCGGCATCGTCCTCTCGGGCGGGCCGAGCTCGGTCTACGAGGCCGGCGCGCCCTCGCTCGACGAGGGCATCCTCGAACTCGGCGTGCCGACGCTCGGCATCTGCTACGGCTTCCAGGTCATGGCCCGCCAGCTCGGCGGCGAGGTCGCGCACACCGGCCTGCGCGAGTACGGGGCGACGGATGCCCGGCTGACGGATGCCGGCGGTTCGCTGCTCGGCGGCCAGCCCGACGCGCAGACCGTGTGGATGAGCCACGGCGACTCGGTCGCACGCGCCCCCGAGGGTTTCGACGTGCTCGCCTCGACCGAGTCGACGCCGGTGGCGGCGTTCGCGAACGACGAGAAGAAGTTCTACGGCGTGCAGTGGCACCCCGAGGTCAAGCACTCCCAGCACGGGCAGGCCGTCATCGAGAACTTCTTGCACCGCGCCGCCGGCATCCCCGCCGACTGGAACTCCGGCAACGTCATCGCCGAGCAGGTCGAGCGCATCCGCGAGCAGATCGGATCCGCCCGCGTCATCTCGGCCCTCTCCGGCGGTGTGGACTCGGCCGTCTCGACGGCCCTCGTCCAGCGTGCGGTCGGCGACCAGCTCACCGCCGTCTTCGTCGACCACGGCCTGCTCCGCGCCGGCGAGCGCCAGCAGGTCGAGGAGGACTACGTCGCCGCGACGGGCGTCCGGCTCATCACAGTCGACGCCGCCGACACCTTCCTCGCCGCGCTCGACGGCGTCAGCGACCCCGAGCAGAAGCGCAAGATCATCGGCCGCGAGTTCATCCGCGCCTTCGAGCGGGCGCAGGCCGATCTCATCGCGGAGGCGCGCGAGGCGGGGGAGCCGATCCGCTTCCTCGTGCAGGGCACCCTCTACCCGGACGTCGTCGAATCCGGCGGCGGCACCGGCACCGCGAACATCAAGTCGCACCACAATGTGGGCGGCCTGCCCGAAGACCTCCAGTTCGAACTCGTCGAACCGCTGCGGACCCTCTTCAAGGACGAGGTGCGCGCCATCGGCCGCGAGCTCGGCCTGCCCGAGGCGATCGTGTCGCGCCAGCCGTTCCCCGGGCCGGGCCTCGGCATCCGCATCGTCGGCGAGGTCACGCGCGAGCGCCTCGAGATCCTGCGGGCGGCGGATGCGATCGCGCGCGCCGAGCTGACGGCCGCGGGCCTCGACGGTGAGATCTGGCAGTGCCCGGTCGTCCTCCTCGCCGATGTGCGCTCCGTGGGCGTGCAGGGCGACGGCCGCACCTACGGGCACCCCATCGTGCTGCGCCCGGTCTCCTCCGAGGATGCGATGACGGCCGACTGGACCCGCCTGCCCTACGACGTCCTCGCGAAGATCTCCAACCGCATCACGAACGAGGTCAGCGAGGTCAACCGCGTCGTCCTCGACGTCACCTCGAAGCCCCCGGGCACGATCGAGTGGGAATGA
- a CDS encoding thymidine kinase gives MAKLYFRYGAMNSGKSTALLQAAFNYEERGHRVLLAKPAVDTKGDHRIVSRLGVTREVDYIIEPGADVLAVFEQHRAGVIESAGRDVSCLLIDEAQFLEAEQVEDLLRIALLDDIPVLAYGIRTDFQTVAFPGSRRLLEISHALEELKTICRCGRKAIFNGRRINGRFVFDGDQVAIDEDLVSYESLCGVCYLQESGGVLNGRAHG, from the coding sequence ATGGCGAAGCTCTATTTCCGCTACGGCGCGATGAACTCGGGCAAGTCGACGGCCCTGCTGCAGGCCGCATTCAACTACGAGGAGCGCGGCCACCGCGTGCTCCTCGCCAAACCCGCCGTCGACACCAAAGGCGACCATCGCATCGTCTCGCGACTCGGCGTCACGCGCGAGGTCGACTACATCATCGAGCCGGGGGCGGATGTGCTCGCGGTTTTCGAGCAGCACCGCGCCGGCGTCATCGAGTCGGCCGGTCGCGACGTCAGCTGCCTCCTCATCGACGAGGCGCAGTTCCTCGAGGCCGAGCAGGTGGAGGATCTGCTGCGCATCGCTCTGCTCGACGACATCCCGGTGCTCGCCTACGGCATCCGCACCGACTTCCAGACTGTCGCCTTCCCCGGCAGCCGCCGCCTCCTCGAGATCTCGCACGCCCTCGAGGAGCTGAAGACGATCTGTCGGTGCGGCCGCAAGGCGATCTTCAACGGCCGGCGCATCAACGGGCGCTTCGTCTTCGACGGCGATCAGGTCGCGATCGACGAGGACCTGGTCTCCTACGAGTCGCTCTGCGGCGTCTGCTACCTGCAGGAGTCGGGCGGGGTGCTGAACGGCCGCGCGCACGGGTGA
- a CDS encoding Rv2578c family radical SAM protein, with the protein MRWSGQELGVGRNDTLPGLARLNTLVRTVETPEFAGMTFHEVLAKSALNRVPGTSKMSFGWTINPYRGCSHACAYCFARPTHEYLDLDSGDDFDRQIVVKINVAEVLRKELARPGWRHESVALGTNTDPYQRAEGRYELMPGIIDALAGSRTPFSILTKGTLLRRDLPRLQAAARLVPIDLAMSIAIYDHDLQQSVEPGTPSTKARLATVTAVREAGFDCSVFLMPILPYLTDSKAHLDEALRRVKAAGATTVLYSALHLRGSVKPWFMRWLAREHPELVPRYRSMYYGQNAYAPKEYRRWLAERIHPLIRAHGLARGEEDPVTGGIRSRALGRDPAPAPAGPFEAGPGAAVGWSTAQPGVLF; encoded by the coding sequence GTGAGATGGAGCGGTCAGGAACTCGGCGTCGGGCGGAACGACACCCTGCCGGGCCTCGCGCGCCTGAACACCCTCGTCCGCACGGTCGAGACGCCGGAGTTCGCGGGTATGACGTTCCACGAGGTGCTCGCGAAGTCCGCCCTGAACCGCGTCCCCGGCACCTCGAAGATGTCCTTCGGCTGGACGATCAACCCCTACCGAGGCTGTTCTCATGCTTGCGCTTATTGTTTCGCGCGCCCCACGCATGAGTATCTCGATCTCGATTCGGGCGATGACTTCGATCGGCAGATCGTCGTGAAGATCAACGTCGCCGAGGTGCTGCGGAAGGAGCTCGCACGGCCGGGCTGGCGCCACGAGTCGGTCGCGCTCGGCACGAACACCGATCCGTACCAGCGCGCCGAGGGGCGCTACGAGCTCATGCCGGGCATCATCGACGCGCTCGCCGGCTCCCGCACGCCGTTCAGCATCCTGACGAAAGGCACGCTGCTGCGTCGCGATCTGCCGCGGCTGCAGGCGGCGGCCCGGCTCGTCCCCATCGACCTCGCGATGTCGATCGCGATCTACGACCACGATCTCCAGCAGTCCGTCGAGCCGGGTACGCCGAGCACGAAGGCGCGCCTTGCGACCGTCACGGCCGTGCGCGAGGCCGGCTTCGACTGCAGCGTCTTCCTCATGCCGATCCTGCCGTACCTCACCGATTCGAAGGCCCATCTCGACGAAGCGCTCCGGAGGGTGAAGGCGGCCGGTGCGACGACGGTCCTGTACAGCGCCCTGCACCTGCGGGGCTCCGTAAAGCCGTGGTTCATGCGGTGGCTCGCACGCGAGCACCCGGAACTCGTCCCGAGGTACCGCTCCATGTACTACGGGCAGAACGCCTACGCGCCGAAGGAGTACCGGCGCTGGCTCGCCGAGCGCATCCACCCGCTCATCCGTGCGCACGGGCTCGCGCGCGGCGAGGAGGACCCCGTCACGGGCGGCATCCGCTCCCGAGCGCTCGGCCGCGATCCCGCCCCGGCGCCCGCCGGCCCGTTCGAAGCCGGCCCCGGGGCGGCCGTCGGCTGGTCGACGGCGCAGCCCGGGGTGCTGTTCTGA
- a CDS encoding DUF3817 domain-containing protein, which produces MPLEPKPADLPRIRGAVKFYQVASVITGVMLLLLCAEMILKYAFHLELFAFGDAGFLAFAQVLETAQGLESTGTGVNLSTGILIAHGWFYVVYLFADFRLWSLMRWPFTRFIVIALGGVVPFLSFFLEGRIAREVRAYLDEREAASTPGQAAQDAAA; this is translated from the coding sequence ATGCCCCTCGAGCCGAAACCCGCCGATCTGCCGCGGATCCGCGGCGCCGTGAAGTTCTACCAGGTCGCGTCGGTCATCACGGGTGTCATGCTCCTGCTGCTGTGCGCCGAGATGATCCTGAAATACGCGTTCCACCTGGAGCTCTTCGCGTTCGGCGACGCCGGCTTCCTCGCCTTCGCCCAGGTCCTCGAAACGGCCCAGGGCCTCGAATCGACCGGCACCGGCGTGAACCTCTCCACCGGCATCCTCATCGCCCACGGCTGGTTCTACGTCGTCTACCTCTTCGCCGACTTCCGGCTCTGGAGCCTCATGCGCTGGCCGTTCACGCGGTTCATCGTCATCGCGCTCGGCGGCGTCGTGCCGTTCCTCTCCTTCTTCCTCGAGGGGCGCATCGCCCGCGAGGTCCGCGCCTACCTCGACGAGCGCGAGGCGGCATCCACCCCCGGCCAGGCGGCGCAGGACGCCGCCGCATGA
- a CDS encoding sensor histidine kinase: protein MPSSERIDDGAFSASFRSAALWGAAVAIAASIGIAIVVMVEQEEPLAPIAIVLFVALWVAVLVPHRVRRVPVAVIALIAGSALVTCLTVLILTWQHGFTDTNSLAIAMPAVALMFISGPGGMLAALLWPAAGFVLGTCAGFVAAALTGLTASLNVAAFGAFLLIIGFRAAEWSVRSRVGALRGVPATATPPGTEAAATVAAVAAGHLRAIAESGSGPLDPKMRAEIRRDLARFVGHDWRALAGALATPAGPRGVPSGAAGEPFAEAGRAPVAVGLPQLAASASSVGILVRRSGDPALLGRLPPPARDAVDAALAQCVVNVARHAGVNEAALSVREDDGCLEAVFSDEGAGFDAAAIGPDRVGLRISVQARIESVGGSVAVRSVPGEGTAITIRIPIGEA from the coding sequence ATGCCGAGCAGCGAGCGAATCGACGACGGGGCGTTCAGCGCGTCCTTTCGCTCGGCCGCCCTCTGGGGGGCGGCGGTCGCGATCGCCGCATCCATCGGCATCGCCATCGTCGTCATGGTCGAGCAGGAAGAGCCGCTCGCGCCCATCGCGATCGTCCTCTTCGTCGCGCTCTGGGTCGCCGTCTTGGTGCCGCACCGGGTCCGACGAGTGCCGGTCGCCGTGATCGCCTTGATCGCCGGAAGCGCGCTGGTCACCTGCCTCACCGTGCTCATCCTGACCTGGCAGCACGGCTTCACCGACACCAACAGCCTCGCGATCGCCATGCCGGCCGTCGCACTCATGTTCATCAGCGGCCCGGGCGGCATGCTCGCCGCGCTGCTGTGGCCGGCGGCCGGGTTCGTGCTCGGCACCTGCGCGGGCTTCGTCGCAGCGGCGCTGACCGGCCTCACGGCCTCGCTGAACGTCGCAGCGTTCGGGGCCTTCCTGCTGATCATCGGCTTCCGGGCCGCCGAGTGGAGCGTGCGCAGTCGAGTGGGCGCACTGCGTGGCGTGCCGGCGACCGCGACCCCGCCCGGAACCGAGGCGGCGGCTACGGTTGCCGCGGTCGCCGCCGGGCACCTCCGCGCGATCGCCGAGTCCGGTTCCGGGCCGCTCGATCCCAAGATGCGCGCCGAGATCCGCCGCGACCTCGCACGCTTCGTCGGGCATGATTGGCGCGCACTCGCCGGGGCGCTCGCGACGCCCGCCGGCCCCCGAGGCGTCCCATCCGGTGCGGCGGGCGAGCCGTTCGCCGAGGCAGGCCGTGCACCGGTGGCGGTCGGGCTGCCGCAGCTGGCCGCGTCCGCGTCGAGCGTGGGGATCCTCGTCCGCCGGAGCGGCGACCCGGCCCTGCTCGGGCGCCTCCCGCCGCCCGCGCGCGACGCGGTGGATGCCGCGCTCGCCCAGTGCGTCGTCAACGTCGCAAGGCACGCCGGGGTGAACGAGGCCGCCCTGTCCGTACGGGAGGACGACGGCTGTCTCGAAGCCGTGTTCTCGGACGAGGGGGCGGGGTTCGACGCCGCCGCGATCGGCCCGGACCGCGTGGGCCTCCGCATCTCGGTGCAGGCGCGCATCGAGTCCGTCGGCGGTTCGGTCGCCGTCCGTTCCGTCCCGGGCGAAGGAACCGCGATCACGATCCGCATCCCGATCGGGGAGGCGTGA
- a CDS encoding RNA polymerase sigma factor — MPDAAAVRRSVAAVWRIESARIVAGLTRMTGDFAFAEDLAQDALAAALEQWPAEGVPRHPGAWLTAVAKRRAIDQWRRRERQDARVAVIAHDLEEEQRLAVDADPSDPDEIHDDMLRLVFIACHPVLAREARVALTLRVVGGLTSEEIARMFLQPVATVQQRIVRAKKQLAGVPFEVPPREEFDERLGGVLGVLYLVFTEGHTATAGDDWMRPELSFEAVRLARVLVGLAPREPEVHALLALMELTAARFPARLGADGEPVLLAEQDRRRWDRAAIRRGRASLARAQEIAGDRGLGPYALQAAIAEQHDLATSVEATDWARIVAAYDGLAALAPSPVIELNRAVAVSMAEGPAAGLAIVDGLAGEKRLAVTHLLPSVRGELLARLGRDEEAHAEFERAAGLARNARERAVLLAKAAATGGRRPADA; from the coding sequence GTGCCCGACGCGGCGGCGGTGCGGCGCTCGGTTGCGGCGGTGTGGCGCATCGAGTCCGCTCGCATCGTCGCCGGGCTCACCCGGATGACCGGGGACTTCGCGTTCGCCGAGGATCTCGCGCAGGATGCGCTCGCCGCCGCCCTCGAGCAATGGCCGGCCGAGGGCGTGCCGCGGCATCCGGGCGCCTGGCTCACCGCCGTCGCCAAGCGTCGCGCGATCGACCAGTGGCGCCGCCGCGAACGCCAAGACGCCCGTGTCGCCGTCATCGCCCATGACCTCGAGGAGGAGCAGCGGCTCGCCGTCGACGCCGATCCGTCCGACCCGGACGAGATCCACGACGACATGCTGCGGCTCGTCTTCATCGCCTGCCACCCGGTGCTCGCCCGCGAGGCGCGCGTCGCGCTCACCCTCCGGGTCGTCGGCGGCCTGACGAGCGAGGAGATCGCGCGCATGTTCCTCCAGCCGGTCGCGACCGTGCAGCAGCGGATCGTGCGGGCGAAGAAGCAACTGGCGGGCGTGCCGTTCGAGGTGCCGCCGCGGGAGGAGTTCGACGAGCGGCTCGGCGGGGTGCTCGGCGTGCTGTACCTCGTGTTCACGGAGGGGCACACGGCGACGGCCGGCGACGACTGGATGCGGCCCGAGCTGAGTTTCGAGGCGGTCCGGCTCGCGCGCGTGCTCGTCGGCCTCGCACCCCGCGAACCCGAGGTGCACGCCCTGCTCGCGCTCATGGAGCTCACCGCGGCCCGGTTCCCCGCGCGGCTCGGCGCCGACGGGGAGCCGGTCCTCCTCGCCGAGCAGGATCGGCGGCGGTGGGATCGCGCCGCGATCCGGCGCGGCCGGGCCTCGCTCGCGCGGGCGCAGGAGATCGCCGGGGATCGCGGGCTCGGCCCCTACGCGCTGCAGGCGGCGATCGCCGAACAGCACGACCTGGCCACCTCGGTGGAGGCGACGGACTGGGCGCGGATCGTCGCCGCCTACGACGGGCTCGCGGCGCTCGCGCCCTCGCCCGTGATCGAGCTGAACCGGGCCGTGGCGGTGTCGATGGCCGAGGGGCCGGCGGCCGGGCTCGCGATCGTCGACGGCCTCGCCGGCGAGAAACGGCTCGCGGTCACGCATCTGCTGCCGAGCGTGCGCGGCGAGCTCCTCGCCCGGCTCGGGCGCGACGAGGAGGCCCACGCCGAGTTCGAGCGGGCCGCGGGCCTGGCCCGGAACGCGCGCGAACGCGCCGTGCTGCTCGCGAAGGCCGCCGCGACCGGCGGGCGGAGGCCCGCCGACGCCTGA